A single window of Roseofilum reptotaenium CS-1145 DNA harbors:
- a CDS encoding DUF2283 domain-containing protein → MKVFFQDSAVEKSDREQPDRILNYDKHGNLVTIEILNAREQVANPEIVEYSVISPQSEARKSPVREEAEPLSLSDTVDREKMFLS, encoded by the coding sequence TTGAAAGTATTTTTCCAAGACAGTGCCGTAGAAAAAAGCGATCGAGAACAACCCGATAGAATTCTAAATTATGATAAGCATGGCAATCTGGTAACGATAGAAATTTTGAATGCTCGAGAGCAAGTAGCGAATCCTGAAATCGTTGAATATTCTGTAATTTCACCCCAGAGTGAAGCGAGAAAAAGTCCAGTTAGAGAAGAGGCAGAACCTCTCTCGTTAAGCGATACTGTAGATCGCGAAAAAATGTTTCTCTCTTGA
- a CDS encoding RNA-guided endonuclease InsQ/TnpB family protein, with amino-acid sequence MKQTLTIVCQLNPTPEQAQKLDKTLVAFADACNYVNETVNPQIKNKNRIQAETYKEIRSQFGLSANLAVRVCARVAANRKVGKPVKSFKSTSADYDARIFSYREKDQSASLTTVDGRLVMPMVLGNYQIGKLKGHTPTSATLCKHRDGLFYLHVQVKDETPEPINDSGVKGVDLGRTDLAISSEGERFSGNEIKAKRDRFALRRASIQRKGTKSSKRLLKRLFGREKRYQTWVNHNISKRIVECAYSANQAIALEDLTGIRERTNQQRRSKTERRRSNSWAFYQLRMFIDYKAAAKGVPVVLVNPAYTSQTCHRCLHIHPEKGKSYRSGKTFKCGYCGWKGDADLNGANNIKRLGGVVTRLESASLLSCSLLDRVTG; translated from the coding sequence ATGAAACAAACGTTGACGATAGTTTGCCAGCTTAACCCCACGCCAGAACAAGCTCAAAAGCTTGATAAAACTCTGGTGGCGTTTGCTGATGCTTGCAACTACGTCAATGAAACTGTAAACCCCCAAATCAAGAATAAGAACCGGATTCAGGCAGAGACCTATAAAGAAATCCGCAGTCAATTTGGCTTGTCGGCGAATTTGGCTGTAAGGGTTTGTGCAAGGGTGGCTGCCAACCGTAAGGTAGGCAAGCCAGTGAAGAGTTTCAAGTCCACATCAGCGGACTATGACGCTCGTATCTTTAGCTATCGAGAAAAAGACCAATCTGCCAGCCTGACAACAGTGGATGGCAGATTGGTTATGCCAATGGTTCTCGGTAACTACCAGATCGGTAAACTGAAGGGACATACCCCTACGTCAGCCACGCTTTGCAAACACCGGGATGGACTGTTCTACCTGCACGTCCAGGTCAAGGACGAAACCCCTGAGCCGATCAATGATTCGGGGGTTAAAGGCGTTGACCTGGGGCGTACAGACTTAGCGATTAGCTCAGAGGGGGAGAGGTTTTCAGGGAATGAGATAAAAGCGAAGCGAGATAGGTTTGCTCTTCGTCGAGCTTCTATCCAACGGAAAGGCACAAAGAGCAGTAAGCGACTGCTGAAACGGCTATTTGGCAGAGAGAAGCGTTATCAGACATGGGTAAACCACAACATTAGTAAACGGATTGTTGAGTGTGCATACTCAGCGAATCAAGCGATTGCGCTGGAAGACTTGACCGGGATTCGGGAGCGTACCAACCAGCAGCGTAGAAGCAAAACTGAGCGTAGGCGTTCCAATAGTTGGGCATTCTATCAACTCAGGATGTTTATCGACTACAAAGCAGCGGCTAAAGGTGTCCCCGTTGTTCTGGTGAATCCTGCGTACACCAGCCAGACTTGTCATCGATGCCTGCACATCCACCCCGAAAAAGGAAAGTCTTACCGTTCTGGCAAGACTTTCAAGTGTGGGTATTGCGGATGGAAAGGTGACGCTGATTTGAATGGAGCCAACAATATCAAACGTCTTGGAGGTGTTGTAACCCGCCTCGAAAGCGCCAGCCTGCTGTCTTGCTCTCTGCTAGACAGAGTAACAGGTTAG
- a CDS encoding AAA-like domain-containing protein, translated as MNQIQFIQSFANLTPRRQEVLLKVLAGEEDTAIAEQLYIQPVTVRKHIQHICDAFLGDVDPQEAGYSRRGELVALIAKYRPELIGEALKTNREPQPQKHHILLSYYQSPTDPPLSLISQLYETLRNSGYTVTLADNCLRMAKNGLQQIYRELNTCEEVLLLLSPLSAVSEMITEEVRIVKSLQESRQQGLPHIIPLEIKNSFSLLNHDLRGYLQDLPRLRWRSPDDTPKLIKTLLQLLAEGDRQQMNELSPPEQPTHQSYAILPKSPPQPIAEPEIPRGQVELASAFYIERPRIETRCYEAIEKPGALIRIKAPRQMGKTSLMARILHHACTVDYATVPLSFQLADSKVFTDLELFLKWFCANISLQINLPVNFEEHWNSIFGAKVACKSYFENYILPYCESPLVLGLDEVDVVFSFPDIASDFFSLLRAWHEEGKNREIWKQLRLVVVHSTEVYVPMSINQSPFNVGLPIELPEFPPEKILELAHRHGLDWTISEVNQLMSMVGGHPYLVRLALYHIARHEITLKTVLETAATDAGLYSDHLRRHLWNLHHHSVLKEALKKVVTSPQEMQLESIQAFKLHSMGLIHLQGHNVIPRCNLYRQYFRVQLS; from the coding sequence ATGAACCAGATTCAGTTTATCCAATCCTTTGCTAATCTTACCCCTAGGCGACAAGAAGTGCTGCTGAAAGTGTTAGCCGGTGAAGAAGATACGGCGATCGCCGAACAGCTTTATATTCAACCGGTGACGGTACGCAAGCATATCCAACATATCTGTGATGCGTTTTTGGGAGATGTCGATCCGCAAGAAGCGGGATATTCCCGTCGTGGGGAATTAGTTGCCCTGATCGCTAAATATCGTCCAGAGTTAATTGGGGAAGCGCTGAAAACCAATCGGGAACCCCAACCCCAAAAACATCATATCCTGCTCAGTTACTATCAAAGTCCCACCGATCCGCCTTTAAGCCTGATTTCCCAACTCTACGAAACCCTGAGAAACTCCGGTTATACGGTGACTTTAGCCGATAATTGCCTGCGGATGGCTAAAAATGGCTTGCAACAAATTTACCGAGAATTGAATACCTGTGAAGAGGTTTTACTATTGCTTTCGCCTCTTTCTGCGGTGAGTGAAATGATTACCGAAGAGGTGCGAATTGTCAAGTCTTTACAAGAGTCTCGTCAACAAGGACTTCCCCATATTATTCCGTTAGAAATCAAGAATTCATTTAGCTTGCTCAACCACGACTTGCGGGGATATTTACAGGATTTACCGAGGTTAAGATGGCGATCGCCAGATGATACCCCCAAGTTAATTAAAACCCTATTGCAACTGTTGGCTGAGGGCGATCGTCAGCAGATGAACGAACTCTCTCCCCCAGAGCAACCCACCCATCAATCCTATGCTATCTTACCCAAATCTCCGCCCCAACCCATTGCTGAACCGGAGATACCCAGGGGACAAGTAGAGCTGGCTTCCGCATTTTATATCGAACGGCCCAGAATTGAAACGCGATGTTATGAGGCGATCGAAAAACCCGGAGCCTTAATTCGCATCAAAGCACCTCGACAAATGGGCAAAACGTCCCTTATGGCTCGAATCTTACACCATGCCTGCACCGTTGACTATGCCACCGTTCCCCTCAGTTTTCAACTTGCCGACAGCAAAGTCTTCACCGATCTTGAACTGTTCCTCAAATGGTTTTGTGCCAATATTAGCCTGCAAATCAACCTCCCGGTTAACTTTGAAGAGCATTGGAACAGCATTTTTGGAGCCAAAGTGGCCTGCAAATCCTACTTTGAGAACTATATTCTTCCCTACTGCGAATCTCCCCTAGTTTTAGGATTAGATGAAGTCGATGTGGTTTTCTCTTTTCCTGACATTGCCTCAGACTTTTTTAGCCTCCTGCGAGCCTGGCATGAAGAAGGGAAAAACCGAGAGATTTGGAAACAACTACGCTTAGTCGTTGTCCATTCTACAGAAGTCTATGTTCCCATGAGTATTAACCAATCCCCCTTTAATGTCGGCTTACCCATTGAACTCCCCGAATTTCCTCCTGAGAAAATTCTCGAACTCGCTCATCGTCATGGCTTAGATTGGACAATTTCAGAAGTCAATCAACTCATGTCTATGGTAGGAGGACACCCCTATTTAGTCCGGTTAGCACTCTACCATATTGCTCGCCACGAAATAACCTTAAAAACAGTTTTAGAAACAGCGGCTACTGATGCAGGCTTATATAGCGATCATTTAAGGCGACACTTATGGAATTTACATCACCATTCTGTTCTAAAAGAAGCCCTCAAAAAAGTAGTAACTAGTCCCCAAGAAATGCAACTCGAATCCATCCAAGCATTTAAGTTACACAGCATGGGGTTAATCCATTTACAAGGTCACAATGTCATCCCTAGATGTAATTTATATCGTCAATATTTTCGAGTCCAGCTCTCTTGA
- a CDS encoding toxin-antitoxin system HicB family antitoxin, producing the protein MSQLTLQLPETLHQQLTHLAENEGVSLNQYIVYALTRQVTMAYTVQALPIEEVDQQQEDFHALLKNLGQASLTEAKSILDRREVVEPEAELTSDIIAHFQQRIRETSNDTTD; encoded by the coding sequence ATGAGCCAATTAACACTACAATTACCAGAAACACTCCACCAACAGTTAACTCACTTGGCGGAGAATGAAGGTGTTTCTTTAAATCAATATATAGTTTATGCACTAACGCGCCAAGTGACTATGGCGTACACAGTTCAAGCGCTACCTATTGAGGAAGTTGACCAACAACAGGAAGATTTTCATGCTTTACTCAAAAACTTAGGGCAAGCATCCTTAACCGAGGCTAAATCCATTTTGGATCGGCGAGAAGTGGTGGAGCCAGAAGCAGAATTAACTTCTGACATTATTGCTCATTTTCAGCAGCGTATTCGTGAGACTTCCAATGACACAACGGACTAA
- a CDS encoding DUF2283 domain-containing protein: MKISYNPEADVLKVFFQDSAVEKSDREQPDTILNYDKHGNLVTIEILNAREQVENPQIVEYSVISPQSEARKSPVREEAEPLSLSDRRVFMQLPLAERRRIVAKQAEAMVEHYEQETELREFQGGDIINY, encoded by the coding sequence ATGAAAATAAGCTATAACCCAGAAGCAGATGTTTTAAAAGTATTTTTCCAAGACAGTGCCGTAGAAAAAAGTGATCGAGAACAACCCGATACAATTCTCAATTATGATAAGCATGGCAATCTGGTAACGATAGAAATTTTGAATGCTCGAGAGCAAGTGGAGAATCCTCAAATCGTTGAATATTCTGTAATTTCACCCCAGAGTGAAGCGAGAAAAAGCCCAGTTAGAGAAGAAGCAGAACCTCTCTCGTTAAGCGATCGCCGTGTTTTTATGCAATTACCCTTAGCAGAACGCCGCCGGATTGTAGCAAAACAAGCTGAGGCAATGGTGGAACATTACGAACAAGAAACAGAATTGCGCGAATTTCAAGGCGGGGACATTATTAACTACTAA
- a CDS encoding PEP-CTERM sorting domain-containing protein (PEP-CTERM proteins occur, often in large numbers, in the proteomes of bacteria that also encode an exosortase, a predicted intramembrane cysteine proteinase. The presence of a PEP-CTERM domain at a protein's C-terminus predicts cleavage within the sorting domain, followed by covalent anchoring to some some component of the (usually Gram-negative) cell surface. Many PEP-CTERM proteins exhibit an unusual sequence composition that includes large numbers of potential glycosylation sites. Expression of one such protein has been shown restore the ability of a bacterium to form floc, a type of biofilm.): MKSAISTLIGSTLLATTFVGFSAVDAHAIDCNDSTVTVAGISFSACEEGSGNDTGARSTLIGDLNGGLFSDLTTNWSEAGKSDDGNDAVTAANGSTSGAWSVDGDLLDFGADGTTTFALSLKASNKYSVFLFENISQSLLDADGFLSGTFTTNGVSTNGRGNAQALSHSTLWAFGSGEESYNPPADVPEPSAAAALGLLAAGLFGMKRRASK; encoded by the coding sequence ATGAAATCTGCTATCTCTACCTTAATTGGTTCTACACTACTGGCTACTACGTTCGTTGGTTTCTCTGCTGTTGATGCTCACGCGATCGACTGTAATGACTCAACCGTTACCGTGGCAGGAATCTCCTTCAGTGCTTGCGAAGAAGGTTCAGGTAATGATACCGGAGCTAGGTCAACTCTAATTGGAGATCTCAATGGTGGCTTATTCTCCGATTTAACCACCAACTGGTCAGAGGCTGGTAAGTCTGATGATGGTAACGATGCTGTCACAGCAGCTAACGGTTCGACGAGTGGTGCTTGGAGTGTTGATGGTGACTTACTAGACTTCGGAGCGGATGGAACCACAACCTTTGCCTTGAGCCTCAAAGCTTCTAACAAATACAGTGTTTTCCTGTTTGAGAATATTAGCCAAAGCCTTTTGGATGCAGATGGTTTCCTCTCTGGAACATTTACAACTAATGGTGTATCCACGAATGGACGAGGCAATGCACAAGCGCTCTCCCATTCCACCTTATGGGCATTCGGCAGTGGGGAAGAATCATACAATCCTCCGGCTGATGTTCCTGAACCTAGTGCTGCTGCTGCTTTAGGTTTGCTAGCTGCTGGACTGTTCGGTATGAAGAGAAGAGCCAGTAAATAA
- a CDS encoding rhodanese-like domain-containing protein: MQTKRWILVLSSLYLSAAIAGCALPGNSQEAIAEISVTQVRQLAADQPGTLAEQALFIDVRTPQEYARDRIAESPLIPLAEIESGEAIEKIRQLAGDRLVILYCFSGVRSGIAQQILEQAGIETVSLEGGIQAWRKTIPATTEANLF, from the coding sequence ATGCAAACGAAACGCTGGATTTTAGTTCTATCGAGTTTATATTTAAGTGCTGCGATCGCCGGTTGCGCTCTTCCGGGTAATAGCCAAGAAGCGATCGCCGAAATTAGTGTGACTCAAGTCAGACAACTCGCGGCTGACCAGCCCGGAACTTTAGCCGAACAAGCCCTATTTATTGATGTGCGAACTCCTCAAGAATACGCCCGAGATCGCATTGCAGAGAGTCCTTTAATTCCCCTAGCAGAAATTGAATCAGGAGAAGCGATTGAAAAAATTCGTCAATTAGCCGGCGATCGTCTAGTTATCCTCTATTGCTTCTCTGGAGTTCGCTCCGGTATCGCCCAACAGATCCTAGAACAAGCCGGTATTGAAACCGTAAGTCTAGAAGGAGGCATTCAAGCCTGGCGGAAAACCATTCCTGCAACCACAGAAGCCAACCTCTTTTAA
- a CDS encoding low molecular weight protein tyrosine phosphatase family protein: MVKLLFVCSKNQLRSPTAEAIFAEYEGLEVDSAGIDRGAEISLGTEEIEWADMIFVMEQSHRKKLSKKFQPWLKNKRVVCLDIADDYEYMEPALIELLKRKVLPLLGTF, from the coding sequence ATCGTGAAATTACTTTTTGTTTGCAGTAAAAATCAGCTACGCAGCCCTACAGCCGAAGCAATATTCGCCGAGTACGAAGGATTAGAGGTCGATTCAGCCGGAATAGATCGAGGAGCTGAAATTTCTCTCGGTACTGAAGAGATCGAGTGGGCCGATATGATTTTTGTTATGGAGCAGTCTCATCGCAAAAAACTCTCAAAAAAATTTCAGCCATGGCTCAAGAATAAACGAGTAGTCTGCTTGGATATTGCTGATGACTACGAATATATGGAACCTGCTTTAATAGAATTATTGAAGAGGAAAGTTCTACCTCTGCTGGGAACCTTTTGA
- a CDS encoding PIN domain-containing protein, whose translation MLTVPLFRVVVDTNVVFEGLTKQGSAAGFVIDAWLAGLIQVHVSNALAYEYEDVLSRKLSAARWQELQPVLGTLLNYSQFTKIYYSWRPTSPDAGDDLVIDCAMNANAMIATSNLRDFRNARESLGLQVITPAQLVAQLALEGS comes from the coding sequence ATGTTGACTGTACCTCTATTTCGTGTTGTCGTTGATACGAATGTTGTGTTTGAGGGCTTAACCAAACAGGGTAGTGCTGCTGGCTTTGTCATTGATGCATGGTTAGCTGGCTTAATCCAGGTTCATGTCTCTAATGCACTTGCTTATGAGTATGAAGATGTTTTATCGCGTAAACTTTCAGCCGCGCGTTGGCAGGAATTACAACCTGTTTTAGGTACTCTGTTGAATTATTCTCAATTCACGAAAATTTATTATTCGTGGCGACCCACTTCACCAGACGCAGGAGATGATCTTGTAATTGATTGTGCAATGAATGCAAATGCAATGATTGCAACCTCCAATCTCCGTGACTTTAGGAATGCAAGAGAGTCTTTAGGTTTACAAGTTATAACGCCTGCACAATTAGTTGCCCAATTAGCACTTGAAGGAAGTTAA
- the uvrB gene encoding excinuclease ABC subunit UvrB, protein MDGFELDAPFEPTGDQPQAIAQLTQTLNGRHRYQTLLGATGTGKTYTIAQAIAKVGKPTLVLAHNKTLAAQLCHELRQFFPHNRVEYFISYYDYYQPEAYLPLSDTYIEKSAAINEEIDMLRHSATRSLFEHRYVIVVASISCIYGLGMPTEYLKAAIPLEIGQEIDQRQLLRELATIQYTRNDTQLSRGNFRVKGDILEIAPAYEDRIIRVEFFGDEIDRIYYIDPTTGNALESCNSLSIYPARHFVTPKEQVDIACEHIRVELKERVQHLETAGKVVEAQRLDQRTRYDVELLQEVGYCNGVENYSRYLANRQPGEPPECLVDYFPEDWLLVIDESHVTVPQIRAMYNGDRARKMVLIDHGFRLPSAADNRPLKAEEFWQKINQCVFVSATPGDWELDLSEDRIIEQIIRPTGVIDPEVLVRPIEGQIDDLLGEIKARVKRKERVLVTTLTKRMAEDLTTYLQERSIEVRYLHSEIQAIERIEILQDLREGKFDVLIGVNLLREGLDLPEVSLVAILDADKEGFLRAYRSLIQTIGRAARHVNGQAILYADRLTDSMEKAIAETERRRGIQMAHNRLHGITPKPIKKSADNSILAFLDISRRLNAQGVDPGQVAQDAVPLEEIPELIVQLETEMKHAAQNLEFEKAAQLRDRIKSLQINH, encoded by the coding sequence ATGGACGGATTTGAGCTAGATGCACCTTTTGAGCCAACGGGAGATCAACCCCAGGCGATCGCCCAATTAACCCAAACCCTAAACGGCCGACATCGCTATCAAACCCTTTTGGGAGCTACGGGAACGGGAAAAACCTATACCATTGCTCAGGCGATCGCTAAAGTCGGCAAACCGACGTTGGTTTTAGCCCATAACAAAACCCTAGCGGCCCAACTTTGCCATGAATTGCGTCAGTTTTTTCCCCACAATCGTGTGGAATATTTTATCAGTTATTACGATTATTATCAACCGGAAGCCTATCTTCCCTTAAGCGATACCTACATTGAAAAAAGCGCCGCCATCAATGAAGAAATTGACATGCTCCGCCATTCGGCAACCCGCTCTTTATTTGAGCATCGATATGTAATTGTTGTCGCTTCTATTAGCTGTATTTATGGTTTGGGAATGCCAACCGAATACCTCAAAGCAGCCATTCCCCTAGAAATTGGACAAGAAATCGATCAACGGCAACTGTTACGGGAACTCGCCACAATTCAATATACCCGCAATGATACCCAACTAAGTCGCGGAAATTTTCGGGTGAAAGGCGATATTTTAGAAATTGCCCCAGCCTATGAAGACCGAATAATTCGGGTTGAGTTTTTCGGCGATGAAATCGATCGCATCTACTATATCGATCCGACTACCGGAAATGCCTTGGAATCGTGCAATAGTCTGAGTATTTATCCCGCTCGTCACTTTGTCACCCCCAAGGAGCAAGTTGACATCGCTTGCGAACACATTAGGGTGGAATTAAAAGAGCGCGTTCAACACTTAGAAACCGCTGGGAAAGTAGTGGAAGCCCAACGCTTAGATCAGCGCACCCGTTATGATGTGGAGTTATTACAAGAAGTCGGCTATTGTAATGGAGTGGAAAACTATTCCCGCTATTTAGCCAATCGGCAACCAGGAGAACCCCCAGAGTGTTTAGTCGATTATTTCCCAGAAGATTGGCTCTTGGTGATTGACGAATCCCATGTCACCGTGCCCCAAATCAGAGCGATGTATAACGGCGATCGCGCGCGAAAAATGGTATTAATCGATCATGGTTTTCGTCTCCCTAGTGCCGCTGATAATCGCCCCCTGAAAGCGGAAGAGTTCTGGCAAAAAATCAATCAATGTGTCTTTGTTTCCGCCACTCCCGGAGATTGGGAATTAGACCTATCGGAAGACCGAATTATTGAGCAGATTATTCGCCCTACAGGAGTAATTGATCCAGAAGTTTTAGTTCGTCCCATAGAAGGACAAATTGATGATTTGCTTGGTGAAATTAAAGCACGAGTTAAGCGCAAAGAACGGGTGTTAGTGACTACGTTAACCAAACGGATGGCAGAGGATTTAACCACCTATTTACAAGAGCGCTCTATTGAGGTGCGCTATCTGCATTCCGAGATTCAAGCCATTGAGCGGATTGAAATTTTACAAGACTTACGGGAAGGGAAATTTGATGTTTTAATTGGGGTGAATTTATTGCGAGAAGGTTTGGATTTACCGGAAGTGTCCCTAGTCGCTATTTTGGATGCCGATAAAGAAGGCTTTCTACGGGCCTATCGTTCCCTGATTCAAACCATCGGTCGGGCGGCGCGTCACGTAAATGGACAAGCAATTTTATACGCCGATCGCCTGACAGACAGTATGGAAAAGGCGATCGCCGAAACCGAACGTCGTCGCGGCATTCAAATGGCCCACAATCGACTCCATGGCATTACCCCCAAACCGATCAAAAAATCTGCCGACAACAGCATCCTGGCGTTTCTAGACATCTCTCGTCGCCTCAATGCCCAGGGGGTAGACCCCGGTCAAGTTGCTCAAGATGCAGTCCCGTTAGAAGAGATTCCAGAACTGATTGTGCAATTGGAAACCGAGATGAAACACGCTGCCCAGAACTTAGAGTTTGAAAAAGCAGCTCAATTGCGCGATCGGATTAAATCCTTGCAAATTAACCATTAA
- the katG gene encoding catalase/peroxidase HPI, producing MTTTSGKCPVVHGGMTTTSVANVEWWPKALNLDILSQHDRKTNPMGADFNYREEVKKLDVAALKQDLYALMTDSQDWWPADWGHYGGLMIRMTWHAAGTYRIADGRGGAGTGNQRFAPLNSWPDNTNLDKARRLLWPIKKKYGNQLSWADLIAYAGTIAYESMGLKTFGFAFGREDIWHPEKDIYWGAEKEWLAPSNNPQSRYSGDRDLANPLAAVMMGLIYVNPEGVDGNPDPLKTAHDVRVTFGRMAMNDEETVALTAGGHTVGKCHGNGDAASLGGEPEAADIAEQGLGWVNKTNGGMGRNAVTSGIEGAWTTYPTQWDNGYFQMLLNYDWELKKSPAGAWQWEPINTKEEDKPVDVEDPTIRRNLVMTDADMAMKMDPEYRQISERFYRDPEYFSEVFARAWFKLTHRDLGPKTRYIGPDVPQDDLIWQDPIPAGNTDYDVQTVKDRIAASGLSISEMVSTAWDSARTFRGSDKRGGANGARIRLAPQKDWEGNEPVRLAKVLAVLERIAADTGASVADVIVLAGNMGIEQAAKAASFEVTVPFSPGRGDATDEMTDTESFAVLEPLHDGYRNWLKEDYAVSAEELMLDRTQLLGLTAPEMVVLVGGLRVLGTNYGGTKHGVFTDREGVLTNDFFANLTDMNYLWKPVGQNLYEICDRKTDQVKWTATRVDLVFGSNSILRSYTEVYAQDDNKAKFVQDFVAAWTKVMNADRFELA from the coding sequence GTGACAACCACCAGCGGTAAATGTCCGGTAGTACACGGGGGGATGACAACAACTAGCGTGGCCAACGTAGAATGGTGGCCCAAGGCACTCAACCTCGATATTTTGAGTCAGCACGATCGCAAAACCAATCCGATGGGGGCAGACTTTAACTATCGGGAAGAAGTGAAGAAACTTGACGTAGCTGCGCTCAAACAAGATCTATATGCCCTGATGACCGATAGCCAGGACTGGTGGCCAGCAGACTGGGGACACTATGGTGGGCTGATGATTCGCATGACCTGGCACGCAGCCGGTACCTATCGTATTGCCGATGGTCGCGGTGGTGCAGGTACCGGTAATCAGCGATTTGCCCCCCTCAACTCCTGGCCGGATAACACTAACCTGGACAAGGCACGTCGTCTGCTTTGGCCCATCAAGAAGAAGTATGGTAACCAGCTCAGTTGGGCAGATCTAATTGCTTACGCAGGCACCATCGCCTATGAATCCATGGGGCTAAAAACCTTCGGCTTTGCCTTTGGACGCGAAGATATCTGGCATCCAGAAAAAGATATCTACTGGGGTGCAGAAAAGGAATGGCTCGCCCCCAGCAACAATCCCCAGAGTCGCTATTCCGGCGATCGCGATCTTGCAAATCCCCTGGCTGCCGTGATGATGGGACTGATCTATGTCAACCCTGAAGGCGTAGACGGCAATCCCGATCCTCTCAAAACCGCCCATGATGTGCGCGTGACCTTTGGTCGCATGGCCATGAACGACGAGGAAACTGTCGCCCTTACTGCTGGGGGGCACACGGTAGGCAAATGCCACGGTAACGGTGATGCTGCCTCGCTTGGCGGAGAACCCGAAGCCGCCGATATCGCAGAACAAGGCTTGGGTTGGGTCAACAAGACCAATGGTGGTATGGGTCGCAACGCCGTAACCAGTGGCATTGAAGGAGCCTGGACGACCTATCCTACCCAGTGGGATAACGGCTATTTCCAGATGCTCCTCAATTATGATTGGGAACTGAAGAAAAGTCCGGCAGGTGCGTGGCAGTGGGAACCCATCAACACCAAGGAAGAAGACAAACCCGTTGATGTCGAAGACCCCACCATTCGCCGCAACCTAGTCATGACTGATGCTGATATGGCCATGAAGATGGACCCTGAATATCGGCAGATTTCTGAACGGTTTTACCGCGACCCCGAATACTTCTCTGAAGTCTTTGCACGGGCATGGTTCAAACTGACCCACCGCGATCTGGGGCCAAAAACTCGTTACATCGGCCCTGATGTGCCGCAAGACGACTTAATCTGGCAAGATCCGATTCCTGCCGGAAACACTGACTACGATGTTCAGACAGTCAAAGACAGAATTGCCGCCAGTGGTCTGAGCATTAGCGAAATGGTCTCTACTGCCTGGGATAGCGCCCGAACCTTTCGGGGATCGGACAAGCGCGGGGGGGCTAACGGAGCAAGGATTCGTCTGGCCCCGCAGAAGGATTGGGAAGGCAATGAACCGGTGCGTTTGGCTAAAGTGCTGGCTGTCCTGGAACGCATCGCGGCCGATACGGGTGCCAGTGTTGCCGATGTCATCGTCCTCGCCGGTAACATGGGTATCGAACAGGCGGCTAAAGCGGCTAGTTTTGAGGTTACGGTTCCCTTCTCCCCAGGTCGTGGCGACGCAACTGACGAGATGACGGATACCGAATCGTTTGCGGTGCTAGAACCTCTCCATGACGGTTACCGTAACTGGCTCAAGGAGGACTACGCCGTTAGCGCCGAAGAGTTGATGCTCGATCGCACCCAACTGTTGGGTTTAACTGCTCCTGAGATGGTAGTCTTGGTTGGCGGTCTGCGCGTACTGGGAACCAACTATGGGGGTACTAAGCACGGTGTGTTCACGGATCGCGAAGGCGTATTAACCAACGACTTTTTCGCGAACCTAACGGACATGAACTACCTGTGGAAACCGGTTGGTCAGAACCTGTATGAAATCTGCGATCGCAAAACTGACCAGGTGAAATGGACAGCGACACGAGTGGATCTGGTCTTCGGCTCCAACTCAATCCTTCGTTCCTATACCGAAGTTTATGCCCAGGATGACAACAAAGCCAAGTTCGTGCAAGACTTCGTGGCAGCTTGGACAAAGGTCATGAATGCTGACCGCTTTGAATTAGCCTAA